Proteins encoded together in one Cervus canadensis isolate Bull #8, Minnesota chromosome 7, ASM1932006v1, whole genome shotgun sequence window:
- the NDUFV3 gene encoding NADH dehydrogenase [ubiquinone] flavoprotein 3, mitochondrial isoform X1 has translation MAASLLLRQGRAGALKTVLLEAGVFRGLAPAVSLSAESGKNEKGLPPNPKKQSPPKNVVEPKERGQQLAPPTADAVSKPLSAPTSSPSVVSQSRTLASPNLDASVLHTDQGLPKLLSRKTLVEFPQKVVSPFRKQGPDSEAAPWGRRGTDDSSSSSSSSSDSESDEEGARSGAGPQVKSKRRGGSPVAEASHSSADRAPKTEISATEKTVAQQPQLDLTPAERPRQVKKRGASGQPLEDRKDPKPRTAAPKSHAAEESMKQNVKEKQSQKISRSNKIDKESQKPLEVKKVLSDRTTWRLSTHPDGSPAPTPSTGARAGGQPPAPPEARGSLLEKQVPEADGELALPLFKTEKVEKQAAEGILKAEEEILEDQLPMQNLKPAPVQNKDVLDEKPAVLKLEEKGGIMEDSAAQVEGQDHTQEPASATPTEPFDNTTYKNLQHHDYSTYTFLDLNLDLSKFRMPQPSSGRESPRH, from the exons ATGGCGGCCTCGCTTCTGCTACGGCAAGGACGAGCCGGGGCGCTGAAG ACTGTGCTTCTGGAAGCAGGCGTGTTTCGAGGACTTGCTCCTGCAGTTTCTCTCTCTGCAGAatcaggaaagaatgaaaagggaTTACCACCGAACCCCAAGAAGCAGAGCCCACCAAAGA ATGTAGTGGAACCAAAGGAGAGGGGCCAGCAGCTTGCCCCCCCAACAGCAGATGCGGTGTCCAAACCCTTATCTGCACCCACTTCCTCCCCATCAGTTGTGAGCCAAAGCAGGACGCTAGCAAGCCCTAACCTCGATGCCAGTGTGCTGCACACAGACCAAGGGCTTCCGAAGCTTTTGTCAAGAAAGACTTTGGTAGAGTTTCCTCAGAAAGTCGTGTCTCCATTCAGAAAACAGGGTCCAGATTCAGAAGCAGCCCCGTGGGGCAGGAGAGGGACGGATGATTCGTCTTCATCTTCATCCAGCTCCTCGGATTCAGAGTCTGACGAGGAGGGCGCCCGCTCAGGAGCAGGTCCTCAGGTGAAGAGCAAACGCAGGGGAGGGTCTCCCGTAGCAGAGGCCTCACATTCCTCTGCAGATAGGGCCCCCAAAACTGAGATATCGGCCACAGAGAAGACAGTGGCACAGCAGCCACAGCTGGACCTCACCCCTGCAGAGAGGCCCCGCCAGGTAAAGAAAAGAGGGGCCTCCGGTCAGCCCCTGGAGGACAGAAAGGACCCCAAACCCAGAACCGCAGCGCCCAAGTCACACGCCGCTGAGGAGTCTATGAAGCAAAATGTAAAGGAGAAGCAATCGCAGAAGATATCTAgatcaaacaaaatagacaaagaaagCCAAAAGCCACTTGAAGTTAAAAAAGTCTTGTCTGACCGAACAACGTGGAGATTGTCCACACATCCCGATGGCAGCCCGGCGCCCACCCCATCAACAGGAGCCAGAGCCGGGGGGCAGCCGCCAGCCCCTCCTGAGGCCAGAGGGAGCCTTTTGGAGAAACAAGTGCCAGAAGCAGATGGGGAGCTGGCTCTTCCCCtgttcaaaacagaaaaagtggaAAAGCAGGCAGCAGAAGGAATCTTAAAGGCTGAGGAAGAGATTTTGGAAGATCAGCTACCCATGCAAAATTTGAAGCCAGCCCCTGTTCAGAATAAAGATGTTCTGGATGAAAAGCCTGCAGTCCTGAAGCTTGAGGAGAAGGGCGGGATCATGGAGGACTCTGCCGCTCAAGTGGAAGGCCAGGACCACACACAGG AGCCTGCATCAGCCACTCCCACCGAGCCGTTTGACAACACCACCTACAAGAACCTCCAGCATCATGACTACAGCACATACACCTTCTTAGACCTAAACCTGGACCTCTCCAAGTTCAGGATGCCCCAACCCTCTTCAGGACGGGAGTCCCCCCGCCACTGA
- the NDUFV3 gene encoding NADH dehydrogenase [ubiquinone] flavoprotein 3, mitochondrial isoform X2: MAASLLLRQGRAGALKTVLLEAGVFRGLAPAVSLSAESGKNEKGLPPNPKKQSPPKKPASATPTEPFDNTTYKNLQHHDYSTYTFLDLNLDLSKFRMPQPSSGRESPRH, translated from the exons ATGGCGGCCTCGCTTCTGCTACGGCAAGGACGAGCCGGGGCGCTGAAG ACTGTGCTTCTGGAAGCAGGCGTGTTTCGAGGACTTGCTCCTGCAGTTTCTCTCTCTGCAGAatcaggaaagaatgaaaagggaTTACCACCGAACCCCAAGAAGCAGAGCCCACCAAAGA AGCCTGCATCAGCCACTCCCACCGAGCCGTTTGACAACACCACCTACAAGAACCTCCAGCATCATGACTACAGCACATACACCTTCTTAGACCTAAACCTGGACCTCTCCAAGTTCAGGATGCCCCAACCCTCTTCAGGACGGGAGTCCCCCCGCCACTGA